Sequence from the Nocardiopsis sp. YSL2 genome:
CCCTTGGTGAGGTTGTCCAGGGCGGCGACGACGACCATGCGTCCGGCGTCGGCGTCCACGGTGACCTGGAGGAGGGTGGTGTTGGCGGCCAGCGTCATGGCGGTGCTGGGCCAGGTGCCCTCGGGCAGCAGGCGGGTGAAGGTCTCGTCGGCGTAGGTGGTCTCGTAGGCGGCGCGGACCTGGGCGGCGGTGACGCCGGGTTTGAGGGGGGCGGTGCAGGTGGCGAGGATGCCGCGCGGCAGGGGCGCCAGGACCGGGGTGAAGGACAGCTTGACCGGCTCGCCTGTGACGGAGGTGAGGTTCTGCACGATCTCGGGGTTGTGCCGGTGGGTGCCGCCGACGCCGTAGGGGCTCAGGGCACCCATGATCTCGCTGCCGATGAGGTTGGGCTTGGGTGCCTTGCCCGCGCCGGAGGTGCCGGTGACGGCGACGACGGTCAGGTCCGGCTCGACGAGCTGCTCGGCCAGGCCGGGGAAGAGCGCGAGGGTGGCGACGGTGACGTGGCAGCCGGGGACGGCGACGCGTCGGGCCCCGGCGAGTCGGTCGCGCTGGCCGGGGAGTTCGGGCAGACCATAGGGCCAGGTGCCGGCGTGGGGCGTACCGTAGAACCGTTCCCAGGCGGAGGCGTCGTTGAGCCGGAAGTCGGCTCCGCAGTCCACGACGAGGACGTCGTCGCCGAGCTGCTGGGCGATGTCGGCGGACTGGCCGTGCGGGAGGGCGAGGTAGACGACGTCGTGGCCGCGCAGTTCCTCGACGGTGGTGGGGGCCAGGACGCGGTCGGCGAGCGGCAGCAGGTGCGGCTGGTGCTGGATCAGCGGGGTGCCGGCGTTGCTTCCGGCGGTGAGGGTGCCGATCTCGATCTCGGGGTGGCCGAGCAGCAGACGGAGCAGCTCGCCTCCCGCGTAGCCGCTTGCTCCGGCGATCGCCGCGCTGTATCCCATGGTGCCGCTCCCCCTCCTGAATCCTGACTGGACTATCATGCATGCCTCTGCAAGTTTATGCAACCAGGATGGCGTGCACCCCGCCGAGGCGGGATGTGTGGGGGTGCGGTCAGCGGCCCGCGATGCGCGTGGCCAGACCGGCGAAGCGGGAGGTGTGGGCCTTGTCCTCCGACGTCTTGGACTCGCGGCGGTCGGCGGTGCGGTACAGGCCGTAGATCATCTGGGTGCCCACCCAGCGCAGGGGCTCGGGCTCCCAGCCGCGGGCCTGGTGGCCCACCCAGGGCAGGCGGGTCAGTTCGGTCTCACGTCCCAGCACCAGGTCGCACAGGGTGCGCCCGGCCAGGTTGCTCGTGGCCACGCCGCTGCCGACGTAGCCGCCGGCCCAGCCCACACCGGATCCGGCGTCCAGGTGCACGCTGGGGCACCAGTCGCGCGGCACCCCCAGGACACCGGACCAGGCGTGTTCGACCGGGACCTCCGAGGCGTCGGGGAACAGCCGGACGAGGGCCTGCCACAGCTCCACGATCGCCTGGGGCTGGGTGGCGCCGTCGTCGTCCTGGGCCGAGCCGAAGCGGTAGGGCACACCGCGCCCGCCGATGGCGATGCGGCCGTCGGCGGTGCGCTGGGCGTAGACGTAGGAGTGCGCGGAGTCGCCCAGGACCTCGCGGCCCTCCCAGCCGATCTTCTCCCAGAGGTCGTCGGAGAGCGGCTCGGTGGCGATCATGGAGGAGTTCATCGGCAGCACCTCGCGCTTGTGGCCGCGCAGGGTCGAGGTGAAGCCCTCGGTCGCGCGGATCACGTGCTCGGCGCGCACGGTGCCGTGGTCGGTGACGACCGCGGGGGAAGCGGTGCCCTCGCGGGGCCGGATCTCCTGGACCGCGGTGCCCTCGAAGAGGTCCACTCCGAGCCCTTCCA
This genomic interval carries:
- the argC gene encoding N-acetyl-gamma-glutamyl-phosphate reductase, with product MGYSAAIAGASGYAGGELLRLLLGHPEIEIGTLTAGSNAGTPLIQHQPHLLPLADRVLAPTTVEELRGHDVVYLALPHGQSADIAQQLGDDVLVVDCGADFRLNDASAWERFYGTPHAGTWPYGLPELPGQRDRLAGARRVAVPGCHVTVATLALFPGLAEQLVEPDLTVVAVTGTSGAGKAPKPNLIGSEIMGALSPYGVGGTHRHNPEIVQNLTSVTGEPVKLSFTPVLAPLPRGILATCTAPLKPGVTAAQVRAAYETTYADETFTRLLPEGTWPSTAMTLAANTTLLQVTVDADAGRMVVVAALDNLTKGTAGGAVQSTNIALGLPEETGLPLAAVAP
- a CDS encoding FAD-binding oxidoreductase, with amino-acid sequence MRLFSTAAQLRPIPRSTRFANGGVSFWFRDIGAPERRDPLPGDAEYDVCVVGAGYSGLWTAYYLKKAQPDLRVAILEREFAGFGASGRNGGWLSAEFAGSRERYAQSHGKSSMIALQRAMMNTVDEVATVARDEGIDADIVRGGMRLVATNAAQRARLAEEIEYLQEWGYWPDDIHLLEPDHEPRLSVAGAVAAAYSPHAARVHPAKLVTGLARVVEGLGVDLFEGTAVQEIRPREGTASPAVVTDHGTVRAEHVIRATEGFTSTLRGHKREVLPMNSSMIATEPLSDDLWEKIGWEGREVLGDSAHSYVYAQRTADGRIAIGGRGVPYRFGSAQDDDGATQPQAIVELWQALVRLFPDASEVPVEHAWSGVLGVPRDWCPSVHLDAGSGVGWAGGYVGSGVATSNLAGRTLCDLVLGRETELTRLPWVGHQARGWEPEPLRWVGTQMIYGLYRTADRRESKTSEDKAHTSRFAGLATRIAGR